The genomic DNA CAGTAACCGGGCCTGGTGCCTTAACCTTGCCGGACGATTTGAGGAAGCATTGGCATCAGCAGATAAAGCAACCATACTCGAGCCTGATTATGCACGGGGATGGAGCAACCGGGGAGATGCCCTCTCTGCTCTGGGCCAGTATGCCGAGGCAGTAATGTCGTATGATACTGCGCTTATTCTGGATCCCGGACTTCTTGATGCCCTGGAAGGAAAAGAGAAAGCGATAGCAAAGATGTCATAACCGGCTCATTCCTTTTTTCAATCTACATAAGATCCCAGAGTGCCTGGGATTTACAAATGAAAAATTGCAAAAAATCAAACGCAAACCAGATACCATTCCGAATGAAACCATACATACATGAAGATTCAGGCAGTCCTTTTGCTTCTCATCATGCTTTTCCTGGTACCTGGGGGAGTGGTATCAGAGGAAAACCAGTCCGCACAGAATAATACAACGAGTGCAAACCTGACCGATGTACCAATAATTCCTGATATTTCCCCGCAGGAGAAACTGATGAACCGGGCCTTTGAAGCACGTGCATTTGCACTGGAAAAAGGGAAGGATACAGCATTGGCAGAATTTTCCAATCCCTCCGGGCAGTTTAACTCTGAAGGTATGATCATTATTGCATATGGTACCGACGGCGTCCTTCTTGCAGACAGCACACGACCAGGCGAAGTCGGGTCCCGGTTTATTGCAGATGACCATGACGCCGGCCAGGTCAGGATGATGCGGGATCTTGCAACAACAGGCGGGGGCCTCTATACAGATGCTGCAACAGGGAACTCCTGGTTTGTATCAGACGTTGATGGCAGCTGGTGGATATGTGCAGCCATAACCCGGAATGCCGGTAAACAGCCCTGATTGAAAAAGCCCACAGGAAACCATATGATTCTAATCAGGAAGCGGAGTATCGGACAGGCCCACGAAGAGGTAATCAGGGAGATTGCCAGGCGATGTGAGGGGCAGGTCAGGGTAACTGAAGATGGTGAATATACCTGGGATCCGGAAGAGCCGATCTGCATACACGTGGAAGAGCCTTTTGCAGAGCCGATGCGTTCAGGAGCATCACTTTTTGGAGAGAAATTCTCTGAACAGTACCAGGCTTCCCTCTATACGATTACACCGCGCCGTGACGACGGGACGGATGCCGTGTATACCTATGGCAACCGGCTTCGTGATTATCCGAAAGCTGAGGTGGGAATAGTCAGCAAACACGGAGGGGCGGTCAAAAAAGCCATCGATGCCCTCTTTAGAAAGCTGGGATATGTTCCAGCTGATGCATGCGGGGAGCTTATCTGGAAGGGTGACGGACGATATGGGGGGATTGACCAGATACAGGAGAGCATCATTAACCGGCTGATTCAAAACCCTGAAAGCCGTCGTGCAATCTCAATTACCTGGTTCCCGGTTCAGGATATCACCGCTGATGAGCCCCCCTGCCTGCAGCTGGTGCAGTGCGTCATCGATAAGAATAATCATCTCAACCTCATCTGTGTCTTCAGAAGTAATGACATGTTATCAGCCTGGGGTCAGAACGCATACGGCCTTGCCCATCTCCAGAAATTTATTTGTGAACAGATTAACCTGAAACGAAAAAACGCCGAGGAAAAAGTCTCACAGGGGTGGCTTGAAACAATCAGTATCTCTGCACATATGTATTTTCACCGGGATCAGCTTGAACTCAACCTGTTTTTGGAGAAGATAAAAACCGGAGAACTCTTTCAGTCTTTCCAGCGTAGATGATCCTGACAAGTCATCCCTTTCTCCATTTGACTTTTTTCAGAAAGAAAAGAGAAACCATTTATAGTGACAGCATGATATGAAAGCGTATGGTGCTCATACTGGTTGCAGATACATGGCTCTTTCATCTGAACCGGTAGCATCAGAATATCATACACTCTTCACAGAGGGAGGTATCCGGCGTCCGGGGATACCTCACTGCCTGTAAATTCCTCGCCATGAGTAGCTAAACCAGAAGGGGACTATTTACTTATGAATCTGATGGTAATTGTTCTGACAGGAAAAATAATGGGCAGATGAGCCTCCTGTTCCGAAATAACCACGTACGCCATCAACATTCCTCTTTTAAGGAGGCATTCTCGTTTATAAAACAAAAAAATGGAATGTCCATCGCCAGACTGAAATAGCCGGTATCATCCTTTCAGGTACAGGTATCTGCGACGCTATCTGCCTGAGAAGAGCTGATTTTTCATATCTTTTTGCTCCGGATATGATGACTCCATCAATGTGATTAAAAATCCCATGAAAAATTCGACTTTTTCTTTGGCCTTATGAGAAATCGCCCAAAAACATTTATAGGATAACAAATCGAGAGATATCCTATGCAACTAGCCGAGTTCCGGGTTCAGAACTATAAAATTATTGAAGACACCGGATGGGTTCCTGTCCAGAACCTCACCACATTTGTTGGAAAGAACGAATCAGGAAAGTCAGCAATATTCCGGGCACTTTCAAAACTGAATCCTTCAGACGGGGAAGGATATGACGGACTGAAAGAATTTCCACGCCAGCGGTATGCGGCGGAGATAACCAGAACCGACTGGCCGGTTGCCTCGGGCAGGTTTGTCCTCACTCCTGATGAACAGCGTGATATCGCTGCGATATCGGAATTGTGCAATGAAGTCAGATCTGTCGAGGTCACCCGTCATTATACCGGGACATACAGCATCACCTATCATCCTGATGTCGGGGTAGATCTTGTCACTCCTCCTGACCTGATTTATGCGATTGAAAGTGCTATTGAACATATCCGTAACCTGATTGCTCCGGAGGGGAAGGGCGAGGAACTTGGTCGGATAAAAGAGGGACTTTTAGCATTTCTCGAAGAGCAGAAGGGTGCAATTCCGGTTGAAGGACAGGTTCACAAACGGCATATTGCAGATCTTATTAACGCTATTAAAAGCAGGGCCAACGAACCATGGCAGCATGATATCCTTGACCCGGTTACCGAACCGATGTACCGCCTGGTGAGGCAGATAGAGATTTTTGAAGGGCTGATGGCTGCAAACCGCTATGTGATTGAGCATCTGCCAAAATTTGTCTACTTTGATCAGTACAATGTCATTGAGAGTGCGATACATATCCCGACATTTATTGCAACGCTCAAATCCCATCCTGACACCCCCGGTCTTCGTGCAACCCACTGCCTGTTCAGGCATGTAAACCTCGACCTTGATCAGCTAGACCGTCTCGGCTCTCACAAGAATGCGGTAGATGACAACCCGATCATCAGAAGACAGGTTGATGAGCGTTCAATCCTCCTCTCAACGGCCTCAAACCTCATGACAAAAAAGTTCGAGGACTGGTGGGGACAGAGAAAGATTCGATTCAGGTATGACATTGACGGAGACTATTTCAGAGTATGGGTATCTGATGACCTTGATCCCTCGGAGATAGAACTGGAACAGAGGAGTGCAGGTCTGCAATACTTCTTCTCCTTTTACCTGGTATTCCTCGTAGAATCTGGTGATGCATACCAGGACAGTATCCTGCTCCTTGACGAACCAGGACTCCAGCTCCACCCGACTGCCCAGCAGCAGGCTACCCGGTTCTTTGAACGTATCTCCCACCAGAACCAGATATTCTTCTCAACCCACTCCCCGTTCATGATAGACCTCGATCATCTTGACCGGGTCAGGACTGTCTATGAGGGTGAGGACGGAACCACGAAAGTATCAGTATCTGAATGGCCTGCGGATCGCGATTCTCTCTTCCCCCTTGAAGCAGCCCTTGCTACCAGGATAGCAGACAGAACCCTCTCTGGTGGAAAGCAGCTGGTCGTTGAAGACACCCATGACCTCTGGCTCCTTCAGGCCATGAATTATGTTCTCAGGAGCAGAGGGAAGACCGGCCTTTCTCCTGATATCAGAATCACCCCGACCGGAGGGGCAGCAAACCTGATACCCCTCGCCCTGATGATGACGGCACATAAAAAACCAGCAGCAGTCCTCCTTTCCGGACACAATATCCCACAAGGCGTTCTTGAAAAACTCCCATCCATGCATATCCGCGAGGGGAGCGGACTCCTCCTCTATAGTTCGTTTGTAAACCGTCAGGGTGCCGGGATAGAGGATCTCTTCTCTCCAGAGTTTTATTACCGGTGTGTCAAGGATATATATCCTGATCTTCCACTTGGACAGATATCAGAAAAAAGCCCGGTCGAACGGAATGAAGAGCGGGGAATTGCCCATCAGATAGCGGACCTCGTCGAACGAAGGCAGGGAGAGCATTTTGAACGCTGGCGGGTTGCAGAACTGCTCTCCGACCGGATATGCGAATCTCCCCAGAATCTGGACGATGAGACGATTGACCGTTTTTCCCGTCTCTTTGATGAGATCAACCGGCTGATATAAGGATTCAGAGGTCCGGACCCTCTGCCTTTTTTGATGATGCAAGATGTGATAGGACTGCCCGTCCCACTTCCTCAGTTGTTGCAGTACCTCCGAGATCAGGAGTCTTTATCCCGTCGGCGATGGTCTTTTGAATCGCCTTTTCCACTTCAATAGCACTGGGCTTCTCTCCGACATACTTAAGAAGCAGGGATACACATCTGATGGCTGCGATGGGATTTGCAAGACCCTTCCCGGCAATATCAGGGGCACTGCCATGAACTGGTTCGAAGAGTGCCTGATGCCGTCCAATATTTGCGCTGGGAAGCATCCCAAGGCCCCCTTCCAGAAATGCAGCCGCATCTGAAAGGATGTCCCCAAAGATGTTCGTCGTCACAATGACATCATACCGGCCTGGGTGCTGCAGGACGTCAAGAACCAGTGAGTCGATATACTTTTTATCTATGGATATTCCTGCCTTTTCAGCCTCCTCCATGCAGATATCAAGGAAATAAGAGTCAGACTTCAGGACATTTGCCTTATTGCCGATTGTCAGATGTCTTCGTCTCCGCTTGGCACAGCCACAAGCAAATCTGGCAATCCGACGCGATCCTGCTTCACTGACAACACGGAGGGTACAGGCACGATCCTTCTCCTGCCATTCGATACCTGAATAGAGCCCCTCGGTATTCTCCCGCACGATCAAAATATCAAACCCTTCTCCGAATACCGGGCGGAGATTTGCATAGAGATCCAGTTCCTTTCGAATCCGTAGCACCACACTGTGATACTTCGGATCAGGAGGTGTTGTAATCGCACCAAACAGGATTAGATCCGCCTTTTTGAGCGTTTCAAGTGTCCTTTGTGACAATGCATCTCCGGTTCTCTTCCAGCACTCATACCCCAAATATACCGGAATATACTCCCACTCAGGATGAAAGAACCGAAGCACCTCAAGTGCAGAAGGTATTACTTCAGGTCCGATACCATCACCGGGAGCCACAACAACCCGCTTCATCCATTCCTCCATTCATGAATACATGCATACACGGCATCGGTGATCT from Methanospirillum hungatei JF-1 includes the following:
- a CDS encoding thymidylate synthase produces the protein MILIRKRSIGQAHEEVIREIARRCEGQVRVTEDGEYTWDPEEPICIHVEEPFAEPMRSGASLFGEKFSEQYQASLYTITPRRDDGTDAVYTYGNRLRDYPKAEVGIVSKHGGAVKKAIDALFRKLGYVPADACGELIWKGDGRYGGIDQIQESIINRLIQNPESRRAISITWFPVQDITADEPPCLQLVQCVIDKNNHLNLICVFRSNDMLSAWGQNAYGLAHLQKFICEQINLKRKNAEEKVSQGWLETISISAHMYFHRDQLELNLFLEKIKTGELFQSFQRR
- a CDS encoding AAA family ATPase; amino-acid sequence: MQLAEFRVQNYKIIEDTGWVPVQNLTTFVGKNESGKSAIFRALSKLNPSDGEGYDGLKEFPRQRYAAEITRTDWPVASGRFVLTPDEQRDIAAISELCNEVRSVEVTRHYTGTYSITYHPDVGVDLVTPPDLIYAIESAIEHIRNLIAPEGKGEELGRIKEGLLAFLEEQKGAIPVEGQVHKRHIADLINAIKSRANEPWQHDILDPVTEPMYRLVRQIEIFEGLMAANRYVIEHLPKFVYFDQYNVIESAIHIPTFIATLKSHPDTPGLRATHCLFRHVNLDLDQLDRLGSHKNAVDDNPIIRRQVDERSILLSTASNLMTKKFEDWWGQRKIRFRYDIDGDYFRVWVSDDLDPSEIELEQRSAGLQYFFSFYLVFLVESGDAYQDSILLLDEPGLQLHPTAQQQATRFFERISHQNQIFFSTHSPFMIDLDHLDRVRTVYEGEDGTTKVSVSEWPADRDSLFPLEAALATRIADRTLSGGKQLVVEDTHDLWLLQAMNYVLRSRGKTGLSPDIRITPTGGAANLIPLALMMTAHKKPAAVLLSGHNIPQGVLEKLPSMHIREGSGLLLYSSFVNRQGAGIEDLFSPEFYYRCVKDIYPDLPLGQISEKSPVERNEERGIAHQIADLVERRQGEHFERWRVAELLSDRICESPQNLDDETIDRFSRLFDEINRLI
- a CDS encoding isocitrate/isopropylmalate dehydrogenase family protein, producing the protein MKRVVVAPGDGIGPEVIPSALEVLRFFHPEWEYIPVYLGYECWKRTGDALSQRTLETLKKADLILFGAITTPPDPKYHSVVLRIRKELDLYANLRPVFGEGFDILIVRENTEGLYSGIEWQEKDRACTLRVVSEAGSRRIARFACGCAKRRRRHLTIGNKANVLKSDSYFLDICMEEAEKAGISIDKKYIDSLVLDVLQHPGRYDVIVTTNIFGDILSDAAAFLEGGLGMLPSANIGRHQALFEPVHGSAPDIAGKGLANPIAAIRCVSLLLKYVGEKPSAIEVEKAIQKTIADGIKTPDLGGTATTEEVGRAVLSHLASSKKAEGPDL